A genomic stretch from Polyangium spumosum includes:
- a CDS encoding CHAT domain-containing protein — translation MTALPGENLLLEFTRTAQADESFVLPDGEVGYVLHTEGGGAETVTIDWTPALFADLDAVRRPGCDPAIVQRLGRALRRFLAPAGWSRHEEDITAASSRGSPVRITFRSNAAELYALPWELLTLKSSGQHLGELPGVLVRYAWPETATRPEDPSPMPEGGRILFGWSAAAGAVPLAEQSSALRAAAERGHHPFDPARDLIDHLSLGKLSRALEEAAESGAIVNVLHLLCHGAEVGRTHGLALDSDDGSGERVLLDAGKLRQILAPHAGRIRLVVLSACDSGNPGQIGNHLGSVAQNLHQAGVEAVVASRFPLSALGSITFTRVFYDKLLVEPSSVEDALLAARQTLLREGAGRLDWASLTLHARPEDGDDSRPIAFRPYRGLLAFQAAHRRFFFGREAEVEETLADLAALAAAGKPRFLVVAGGSGTGKSSMVLAGVVPRLLERGEARGDVADAEEFRRAVERLAQLLGRKRAGTAAQQALSVLHREITSLASTTSGAWEAIVMRPGASPLAALQSALAARRDPDLPLLLVVDQFEEVFTHVQDPAERQAFVAELWKRASGEGNLHCITSMRVDFVGECGQLVLDEATGQRLDRVAYDEAHRVFIAQMGPAELRTVIEEPARKVGLSLSHGLASRIIADVGAEPTALPLVAYVLDLLWQKRQGKTLDAARYEELGGVFGALERMADAVVAELDEPSEKLARWLFSRLTHFGEGGASNTRRRVPLARLAPAEPERRARFDALLERFIAARLVSRQDEGGRIVVEVAHEALLRRWKRLATWLAEDRARVVEIGKLERWAADYKAHGALLRGAQLGYARQIRAQAEDELDADTRAMIEASEHAEEAEAQKARDKQREERRKLVLGAVGAALVAVAMTFQSIRTSRARDAAVEAQTRAQEAQSRADEARKAAEEEQEAAEKQLRIGGALNLVARHQHAAAASVLSERSGPFPDLLTDHRHLSLTQSLLGLPIPRVTLSGHREKLWHATWSPDGGRFVTASEDGEAHVWDGNGRGKPLVLRHAEPLSSAVFDGEGRRVLTASLHGIARIWDLSGPEPRVVAELPSEAQSISAAVFSPGGERVATATDEGALEIWDLSPVTGPVLQNRFTGHEDGVVALDFDPEGKRLVSASWDRTACLWDARRGTRACLEGHTGPVSSAEFSPDGKTVVTASHDGTARLWDVATRREIATLEGHIGPVNLAVFHPKSSRVLATAGDDNTVRIWANDHEDPASPTQLAVLNGHEADVTTVAFSPDGRRLVTGSWDETARIWDLARLPRPVLPRILGHYVTTAWESPTQDHLLQSTPEGELALYRLSTNAEVHDDIHPLGVLSHGQRHILTAAWSPDGKHVLSGDEDGHVALTRIDARPTLSPAAFAVLPSRALPRHHHAPIVGLAWNGEGNRFISVASEGAPLVWDLDKSDHAPVPLRASAEKCEAAGAAASDKLVSATSGGFTSVAWSGRPGARHVVLGREDGCAWWVDIDGQEKPLVLGRHGGTLTAVAFSPDGERVATASQDRTVRVWKRDGAFVELAHPAPVLSVVFDARGERVLTRARDNTVDLWKLDGSGQVFALASAGSTFPIAAFEVKGNGILTVDAQGFLQRWDAEPAAIVASLERANDDCATTSLRRRYLAEDEETARKACLACVEKQGLDPSNCERDTKTGAPGPSKK, via the coding sequence GTGACCGCGCTGCCCGGCGAGAACCTCCTCCTCGAATTCACCCGCACCGCGCAGGCCGACGAGTCGTTTGTCTTGCCAGATGGTGAGGTCGGGTATGTCCTCCATACCGAGGGCGGCGGCGCCGAGACCGTCACCATCGACTGGACCCCGGCCCTCTTCGCCGACCTCGACGCCGTACGCCGCCCGGGCTGCGATCCTGCCATCGTCCAGCGCCTCGGCCGCGCCTTGCGCCGGTTCCTCGCGCCCGCGGGCTGGTCTCGCCACGAGGAGGACATCACCGCTGCGTCCTCGCGCGGCTCTCCCGTGCGCATCACCTTCCGCTCGAATGCCGCCGAGCTTTATGCATTGCCCTGGGAGCTCTTGACGCTCAAATCGAGCGGCCAGCACCTCGGCGAGCTGCCCGGTGTCCTCGTCCGTTATGCCTGGCCCGAGACGGCCACGCGCCCCGAGGACCCTTCCCCGATGCCCGAGGGCGGCCGTATCCTCTTCGGCTGGTCCGCCGCCGCCGGCGCCGTGCCCCTCGCCGAGCAATCGAGCGCCCTGCGCGCCGCCGCCGAGCGTGGCCATCATCCTTTTGATCCCGCCCGCGACCTGATTGATCACCTCTCCCTGGGCAAACTCTCCCGCGCCCTCGAAGAAGCCGCGGAGTCGGGCGCGATCGTGAACGTCCTCCACCTCCTCTGCCACGGCGCCGAGGTCGGACGGACCCACGGCCTCGCCCTCGACAGCGACGACGGCAGCGGCGAGCGCGTCCTGCTCGACGCCGGCAAGCTCCGGCAGATCCTCGCGCCCCACGCGGGCCGGATCCGCCTCGTCGTCCTCTCGGCCTGCGACAGCGGCAATCCTGGCCAGATCGGCAATCACCTCGGCAGCGTCGCCCAGAACCTCCACCAGGCCGGCGTCGAGGCCGTCGTCGCCTCCCGCTTCCCCCTCTCCGCCCTCGGCTCCATCACCTTCACCCGCGTTTTTTACGACAAACTGCTCGTCGAGCCCTCCTCCGTCGAGGACGCGCTGCTCGCCGCGCGACAAACCCTCCTCCGCGAAGGGGCGGGGCGGCTCGACTGGGCCAGCCTCACCTTGCACGCCCGCCCCGAGGACGGCGACGATTCCCGCCCGATCGCCTTTCGCCCTTATCGAGGCCTGCTCGCCTTCCAGGCCGCGCATCGCCGGTTCTTCTTTGGCCGCGAGGCCGAGGTCGAGGAGACGCTCGCCGACCTCGCCGCGCTCGCCGCCGCGGGCAAACCTCGGTTCCTCGTGGTCGCGGGCGGCTCGGGCACGGGGAAATCGTCCATGGTCCTCGCCGGCGTCGTCCCGCGCCTGCTCGAGCGCGGCGAGGCGCGCGGCGACGTGGCGGACGCCGAGGAGTTCCGGCGCGCGGTCGAGCGGCTCGCGCAGCTCCTCGGGCGAAAACGCGCCGGCACCGCCGCGCAGCAGGCGCTCTCCGTGCTCCACCGCGAGATCACCTCGCTCGCCTCGACCACGAGTGGCGCCTGGGAGGCCATCGTCATGCGCCCCGGCGCGTCTCCGCTCGCCGCCCTGCAATCGGCGCTCGCCGCGCGCCGCGACCCGGACCTCCCGCTCCTGCTCGTCGTCGATCAATTCGAGGAGGTCTTCACCCACGTGCAGGATCCGGCCGAGCGGCAGGCGTTCGTCGCCGAGTTATGGAAGCGCGCCTCCGGCGAGGGCAACCTCCATTGCATCACCAGCATGCGCGTCGATTTCGTGGGCGAGTGCGGCCAGCTCGTGCTCGACGAGGCCACGGGCCAGAGGCTCGATCGCGTCGCCTACGACGAGGCGCACCGCGTCTTCATCGCGCAGATGGGCCCCGCCGAGCTCCGCACCGTCATCGAGGAGCCCGCGCGCAAGGTCGGCCTCTCCCTCTCGCACGGCCTCGCGAGCCGCATCATCGCCGACGTCGGCGCCGAGCCCACGGCATTACCCCTCGTCGCCTACGTCCTCGACCTCCTCTGGCAAAAGCGGCAAGGAAAGACCCTCGACGCGGCCCGCTACGAAGAGCTCGGCGGCGTCTTCGGCGCGCTCGAGCGAATGGCGGACGCCGTCGTCGCCGAGCTCGACGAGCCGTCCGAAAAACTCGCCCGCTGGCTCTTCTCGCGCCTCACCCATTTCGGCGAGGGCGGCGCCTCGAATACCCGGCGCCGCGTCCCCCTCGCCCGCCTCGCCCCCGCCGAACCAGAGCGCCGCGCGCGCTTCGACGCCTTGCTCGAGCGCTTCATCGCCGCGCGCCTCGTCTCGCGGCAGGACGAGGGTGGCCGCATCGTCGTCGAGGTCGCGCACGAGGCCCTCCTCCGCCGGTGGAAGCGCCTCGCCACCTGGCTCGCCGAGGACCGCGCGCGTGTCGTCGAGATCGGCAAGCTCGAGCGCTGGGCCGCCGATTACAAGGCGCACGGCGCCCTCCTCCGCGGCGCCCAGCTCGGTTATGCCAGGCAGATCCGCGCGCAGGCCGAGGACGAGCTCGACGCCGACACGCGGGCGATGATCGAGGCGAGCGAACACGCCGAGGAGGCCGAGGCCCAGAAGGCCCGCGACAAACAGCGCGAGGAGCGGCGCAAGCTCGTCCTCGGCGCCGTCGGCGCGGCGCTCGTCGCCGTCGCCATGACCTTCCAGTCCATTCGAACGAGCCGCGCCAGGGACGCCGCGGTCGAGGCGCAAACACGGGCGCAGGAGGCCCAATCCAGGGCCGACGAGGCGCGCAAGGCCGCCGAGGAGGAGCAAGAGGCCGCCGAGAAGCAGCTCCGCATCGGCGGCGCCTTGAACCTCGTCGCGCGCCATCAGCACGCCGCGGCCGCGTCCGTCCTCTCCGAGCGGAGTGGCCCCTTCCCCGATCTTCTCACCGATCATCGCCACCTCTCCCTCACCCAGAGCCTCCTCGGCCTGCCCATTCCCAGGGTCACGCTCTCCGGCCACCGCGAGAAGTTATGGCACGCCACCTGGTCCCCGGACGGCGGCCGGTTCGTCACGGCCTCCGAGGACGGCGAGGCCCACGTATGGGACGGCAATGGCCGGGGCAAACCCCTCGTCCTCCGGCACGCCGAGCCCCTCTCCTCCGCGGTCTTCGACGGCGAGGGCCGCCGCGTGCTCACCGCCTCCCTCCACGGCATTGCGAGGATCTGGGACCTCTCCGGCCCGGAGCCCCGGGTCGTGGCCGAGCTCCCGAGCGAGGCGCAGAGCATCTCCGCGGCCGTCTTCTCCCCCGGAGGCGAGCGCGTGGCCACGGCGACCGACGAGGGGGCCCTCGAGATATGGGACCTCTCCCCGGTCACCGGCCCCGTCCTGCAAAATCGTTTTACCGGGCACGAGGACGGCGTCGTCGCCCTCGATTTCGATCCCGAGGGCAAGCGCCTCGTCAGCGCCTCCTGGGACCGCACGGCGTGCCTCTGGGACGCCCGGCGAGGGACACGCGCCTGCCTCGAAGGGCATACGGGCCCGGTCTCCTCGGCCGAATTCTCCCCGGACGGCAAGACCGTCGTCACCGCCTCGCACGACGGCACCGCGCGCCTCTGGGACGTCGCGACGCGCAGGGAGATCGCCACGCTCGAAGGCCACATCGGCCCCGTCAATCTGGCTGTCTTCCACCCGAAGAGCAGCCGTGTCCTCGCCACGGCCGGCGACGACAACACGGTGCGTATCTGGGCGAATGACCACGAGGACCCCGCCTCCCCCACCCAGCTCGCGGTCCTGAATGGCCACGAGGCCGACGTCACCACCGTCGCCTTCTCGCCGGACGGCCGCCGCCTCGTCACCGGCTCCTGGGACGAGACCGCGCGCATCTGGGACCTCGCGCGCCTGCCGCGGCCCGTCCTCCCGCGGATCCTCGGCCATTACGTGACGACCGCGTGGGAGAGCCCGACGCAGGACCACCTGCTCCAGAGCACACCCGAGGGCGAGCTCGCCCTCTATCGTTTGTCGACGAACGCCGAGGTCCACGACGACATCCACCCGCTCGGCGTGCTCTCCCACGGGCAAAGGCACATCCTCACGGCCGCGTGGAGCCCGGATGGAAAACACGTCCTTTCGGGCGACGAGGACGGCCACGTCGCGCTCACGCGTATCGACGCGCGGCCGACCCTTTCGCCCGCGGCATTCGCCGTCCTCCCCTCGCGGGCCCTCCCGCGGCACCACCACGCGCCGATCGTCGGGCTCGCGTGGAATGGCGAGGGAAACCGATTCATCAGCGTCGCCTCCGAGGGCGCGCCGCTCGTATGGGACCTCGACAAAAGCGACCACGCGCCGGTCCCCCTCCGGGCCTCCGCCGAGAAATGCGAGGCTGCGGGCGCCGCCGCCTCCGACAAACTCGTCTCCGCGACCTCGGGCGGCTTCACCTCCGTCGCCTGGAGCGGCCGCCCCGGCGCGCGCCACGTCGTCCTCGGCCGCGAGGACGGCTGCGCCTGGTGGGTCGATATCGACGGCCAGGAAAAACCTCTCGTGCTCGGCCGTCACGGGGGCACCCTCACGGCCGTCGCATTCTCCCCCGACGGCGAGCGCGTCGCCACGGCCTCGCAGGACAGGACCGTGCGTGTATGGAAGCGCGACGGCGCGTTCGTCGAGCTCGCGCATCCGGCCCCGGTCCTCTCCGTCGTCTTCGACGCGCGCGGCGAGCGTGTCCTCACGCGGGCCCGGGACAACACCGTCGACCTGTGGAAGCTCGACGGCTCCGGCCAGGTATTCGCCCTCGCGAGCGCCGGGTCCACCTTCCCGATCGCCGCATTCGAGGTGAAGGGAAATGGCATCCTCACGGTGGACGCGCAGGGCTTCCTCCAGCGCTGGGACGCCGAGCCCGCGGCCATCGTCGCGAGCCTCGAGCGCGCCAACGACGACTGCGCCACCACCTCGCTCCGGCGGCGCTACCTCGCCGAGGACGAAGAGACCGCGCGAAAGGCCTGCCTCGCGTGCGTCGAGAAGCAGGGCCTCGACCCGTCGAATTGCGAGCGCGATACGAAGACCGGCGCGCCCGGGCCCTCGAAGAAGTGA
- a CDS encoding metallophosphatase domain-containing protein: MRIVAVADTHLFHTQLVVPQGDVFVHAGDLCRFGDLDELAEAAAWIRSLPHRYKVVVAGNHDWAFVHHPREARALLGEGVVYLEDSGACIEGVTFWGSPWQPAFHDWAFNLPRGEALAEKWSAIPEGLDVLITHSPPFGIGDRSWFEERCGCADLMARVLQVKPRLHLFGHIHEDGGVFRQEGVTCFANVTTWECERAPTVLDIEGEVVTEIEVPKARRG; the protein is encoded by the coding sequence ATGCGGATCGTCGCCGTCGCGGACACGCACCTCTTTCACACGCAGCTCGTCGTCCCACAGGGCGACGTCTTCGTTCACGCGGGAGACCTCTGCCGGTTCGGGGATCTCGACGAGCTCGCGGAGGCCGCCGCGTGGATCCGGAGCCTGCCCCATCGGTACAAGGTCGTGGTCGCGGGCAACCACGACTGGGCCTTCGTCCACCATCCGCGCGAGGCACGCGCGCTGCTCGGCGAGGGAGTCGTTTACCTGGAAGACTCCGGGGCCTGCATCGAGGGCGTCACCTTCTGGGGCAGCCCCTGGCAGCCGGCGTTCCACGACTGGGCATTTAATCTCCCGCGGGGCGAGGCGCTCGCGGAGAAATGGTCCGCCATCCCCGAGGGGCTCGATGTCCTCATCACGCATTCGCCCCCGTTCGGAATCGGGGATCGCTCGTGGTTCGAGGAGCGGTGTGGTTGTGCCGATCTGATGGCGCGTGTTCTTCAGGTGAAGCCCCGTCTCCACCTCTTTGGTCATATCCACGAGGATGGCGGTGTCTTTCGCCAGGAGGGCGTCACGTGTTTCGCGAACGTGACGACCTGGGAGTGCGAGCGGGCTCCGACGGTGCTCGATATCGAGGGCGAGGTCGTCACGGAGATCGAGGTCCCGAAGGCGCGCCGGGGGTGA